One genomic segment of Salmo trutta chromosome 8, fSalTru1.1, whole genome shotgun sequence includes these proteins:
- the paqr9 gene encoding membrane progesterone receptor epsilon, which yields MAMTTKEQVLLRTEQVERVQPLNRDLLEPTNHQTVRPSPHPIMFLNCGQLLPPLLRHADVPARITESFILSGYRFPNYSLAQCLLSAFRPTNETGNFWTHFLPVFIFAFYFLEPFCLEGAPPTGDPFFYPLWNYFMGVLCLLMASSMAHLLNSMSLVIREVCFFVDYGTISAYTVGSSLAYYYYIHPRAGILELRIGRHNNTHQDPSSSSSSLSSAMPEFSVFFETLYIPSSCLVAIICVLACCNTRQRWRTYRYIIRTLVFLLPFLVASTPIFYRLLHSSPYLPTSSSFSSSSSMTQFFCRHCFWLVVSALFNISKIPERLSPGRFDIWGHSHQWFHVCTFLSILDELHMINGEVRAILLHPVLVVPPATPPHLPGPTLASTYGVMLVLQASIASIIAWFSWCANSIYKPQGVQLEKEFLTKRHLKCH from the coding sequence ATGGCAATGACGACAAAAGAACAAGTGCTTTTAAGGACAGAGCAAGTAGAGCGTGTTCAACCACTCAACAGAGATTTATTGGAGCCAACCAATCATCAAACAGTCCGTCCTTCTCCTCATCCAATCATGTTCTTGAATTGCGGCCAATTGCTCCCACCCCTGCTGCGGCACGCAGATGTCCCAGCCCGCATCACGGAGAGCTTCATCCTGTCCGGTTACCGATTCCCCAACTACAGcctcgcccaatgcctgctctcagCCTTCCGGCCCACCAATGAGACCGGCAACTTCTGGACCCATTTCCTGCCAGTCTTCATCTTTGCCTTCTACTTCCTGGAGCCGTTCTGTTTGGAGGGCGCTCCGCCCACCGGCGACCCTTTCTTCTACCCGCTGTGGAACTACTTCATGGGGGTGTTGTGCCTGCTGATGGCTAGCAGCATGGCTCACCTCCTCAACTCCATGTCTCTGGTCATAAGGGAGGTGTGCTTTTTCGTGGATTATGGAACCATCAGTGCTTACACCGTCGGGTCTTCATTGGCCTATTACTACTATATCCACCCCAGGGCGGGGATCCTGGAATTGAGGATTGGGAGACACAACAACACCCACCAGGACCCTTCTTCGTCATCGTCATCATTGTCCTCGGCCATGCCAGAGTTCAGCGTGTTTTTCGAGACCTTATACATCCCCAGCTCCTGCCTGGTGGCCATCATCTGTGTCCTGGCCTGCTGCAACACCCGCCAACGCTGGAGGACCTACCGCTATATCATACGTACCCTGGTATTCCTCCTGCCCTTCCTGGTGGCCTCCACGCCCATCTTCTAccgcctcctccactcctccccctacctcccaacctcctcctccttctcctcctcctcctccatgaccCAGTTCTTCTGCCGACACTGTTTCTGGCTGGTGGTGTCAGCCCTGTTCAACATTAGCAAGATCCCTGAGCGACTGTCACCGGGTAGGTTTGATATCTGGGGGCATAGTCACCAGTGGTTCCACGTCTGCACCTTCCTGTCCATCCTTGATGAACTTCATATGATCAATGGGGAAGTGAGGGCTATACTCCTTCACCCAGTCCTGGTGGTCCCCCCAGCCACCCCTCCACACCTCCCTGGCCCCACCTTAGCCTCCACCTACGGGGTGATGCTGGTCCTCCAGGCCTCCATCGCCTCCATCATCGCCTGGTTCTCCTGGTGCGCCAACAGCATCTACAAACCCCAGGGAGTCCAGTTGGAGAAAGAGTTCCTCACTAAAAGACATCTAAAGTGTCACTGA